One Onychostoma macrolepis isolate SWU-2019 chromosome 10, ASM1243209v1, whole genome shotgun sequence genomic region harbors:
- the si:ch73-261i21.5 gene encoding zona pellucida-like domain-containing protein 1, translating to MWPALLVCQLVLILQSEAQSPCLTHPSFRDPDNSDITVVCGTNRMDLLILLCPMYFYGYNESMVALNGQFGKPECRGTADWTINPPVMKFQFYITEPNISICSNKLTITQEIGSGLFSDFSSVQSVNISGVVNTQDPNAGTITYRQEIKYLFSCRYPLQYLVNNTEMSVSGVSLAIKDNNGSFISTLSMVLFEDYTYTTRLFIPPTGLMLKTRVFVEVRATNLTERFNVLLDRCYTTTSPYPGNSTSFDLFVGCNLDLQTIMGVNGEQQVARFSFETFRFVEHRNKTVSTFYLHCATRLCESSFCRSLRQNCTTAGRKRRAVQSAQGTSVSDVATVSSGVIITKVDGKSSQLFERYLSKHPKQDEAVVGISVAAGVFGGLCVIMLAVLIYKIRKDKLNADKSSLLH from the exons acaaCTCTGATATCACGGTTGTGTGTGGCACAAACAGGATGGATTTGCTGATTTTGCTGTGCCCCATGTACTTCTATGGATACAATGAATCCATGGTGGCTCTTAATGGTCAGTTCGGCAAACCCGAGTGCAGAGGAACCGCTGACTGGACCATCAACCCACCTGTAATGAAATTCCAGTTCTACATCACTGAACCCAACATATCCATCTGCTCCAATAAGCTGACG ATCACTCAGGAGATCGGATCTGGGCTGTTCTCCGACTTCTCCAGCGTGCAGTCTGTGAACATCTCTGGGGTGGTCAATACTCAGGACCCGAATGCTGGAACTATCACCTATCGGCAGGAGATAAAATACCTCTTTTCCTGTAGATACCCACTGCAGTACTTGGTCAACAACACGGAGATGAGTGT ATCTGGAGTGAGTTTGGCAATTAAGGACAATAACGGTAGTTTCATCAGTACTCTAAGCATGGTTCTTTTTGAG GACTACACATATACAACTCGTCTCTTCATACCTCCAACGGGTCTCATGCTGAAGACCAGGGTTTTTGTGGAAGTCCGAGCCACTAATCTCACAGAGAG GTTCAATGTTCTGTTGGATCGATGCTATACAACCACTAGTCCTTACCCAGGAAACAGCACATCATTCGACCTGTTTGTTGG ATGCAACCTTGATCTACAAACCATAATGGGTGTGAATGGAGAACAGCAGGTGGCCCGCTTCTCGTTCGAGACTTTTCGCTTTGTGGAGCACAGAAACAAGACGGTGTCGACCTTTTATCTGCACTGCGCCACCAGGCTCTGTGAGAGCTCTTTCTGTAGATCCTTACGGCAG AACTGCACAACTGCCGGAAGGAAGCGGAGGGCCGTCCAGTCAGCTCAGGGAACCTCAGTGAGTGATGTTGCCACGGTGAGCTCTGGGGTGATCATCACCAAAGTGGATGGTAAGAGCAGTCAGTTGTTTGAGAGATATT TGTCTAAGCATCCAAAGCAAGACGAGGCAGTGGTGGGCATCTCTGTGGCAGCGGGGGTATTCGGAGGCCTGTGCGTCATCATGCTGGCTGTGCTCATCTACAAGATCCGCAAGGACAAGTTGAATGCAGACAAATCAAGCCTTCTCCACTGA